One Luoshenia tenuis genomic region harbors:
- a CDS encoding Fur family transcriptional regulator, which translates to MKKRNTIQRQLVLQAVIDHGMHPTADEVYDKVKAIYPDISRATVYRNLNILAEESKLRRIAVPDAADRFDQTCSDHYHIKCTVCGAFKDIDLPYLEQLDETVAKMTEYEMESHDIVFMGTCPQCQEAKRTGSD; encoded by the coding sequence ATGAAGAAAAGGAATACGATTCAACGGCAATTGGTACTGCAAGCGGTGATTGACCATGGCATGCACCCCACGGCAGACGAGGTGTATGATAAGGTCAAGGCCATCTATCCGGATATCAGCCGGGCCACGGTCTACCGCAACCTCAATATCCTGGCAGAAGAGAGCAAACTGCGGCGCATCGCCGTACCGGATGCGGCAGACCGGTTCGACCAGACCTGCTCGGATCATTATCATATAAAGTGTACGGTCTGCGGCGCCTTCAAGGACATCGACCTGCCCTATCTGGAGCAGCTGGATGAGACGGTGGCAAAGATGACGGAATACGAGATGGAAAGCCACGATATCGTATTTATGGGCACCTGCCCACAGTGCCAGGAGGCCAAGCGCACGGGTAGCGATTAA
- a CDS encoding ZIP family metal transporter has protein sequence MDNPVLLALAATTGTWLLTAAGASMVFFFKKIRPHVFNAMLGFAAGVMVAASFWSLLAPALEMAQGRAIPAWMIAAIGFIGGALFLLAADHLLPHIHIGPEGGQSQAEGLPSKLRRSILLVFSITLHNIPEGLAVGVAFGAAANGMSEVTVLSAMAVAIGIGLQNFPEGAAVSIPLRREGLSRSKSFFYGQASGIVEPIAGVIGAALVSSMQAILPYALAFAAGAMIYVVVEELIPEAQSGDHQSTHLATMGCIAGFAIMMMMDVALG, from the coding sequence ATGGATAATCCGGTCCTTTTAGCCCTGGCGGCGACCACGGGCACGTGGCTGTTGACAGCGGCGGGCGCCTCTATGGTATTTTTCTTTAAAAAGATACGCCCGCATGTGTTTAACGCGATGCTGGGCTTTGCGGCGGGCGTGATGGTAGCGGCCAGCTTCTGGTCTTTGTTGGCCCCGGCGCTGGAGATGGCGCAGGGCCGGGCGATACCGGCTTGGATGATTGCCGCGATTGGCTTTATCGGCGGGGCGCTTTTCCTGCTGGCGGCGGATCACCTGCTGCCGCATATCCACATAGGCCCTGAGGGCGGCCAGAGCCAGGCTGAAGGGTTGCCTTCCAAGCTGCGGCGCAGCATTTTGCTGGTATTTTCGATTACTTTACATAATATCCCTGAGGGCCTGGCGGTGGGCGTAGCCTTTGGCGCTGCGGCAAACGGGATGAGCGAGGTAACCGTGCTAAGCGCGATGGCGGTAGCGATCGGTATCGGCCTTCAAAACTTCCCTGAGGGCGCGGCGGTATCCATTCCGCTGCGGCGGGAGGGCCTTTCCCGAAGCAAGAGCTTTTTCTACGGCCAGGCGTCGGGAATTGTTGAACCCATCGCCGGCGTGATCGGCGCAGCACTGGTCAGCAGTATGCAGGCGATCCTGCCCTATGCGCTGGCATTTGCCGCCGGGGCTATGATCTATGTGGTGGTGGAAGAGCTGATCCCGGAGGCACAGTCGGGCGACCACCAGAGTACGCACTTGGCTACGATGGGGTGCATTGCCGGGTTTGCCATTATGATGATGATGGACGTGGCATTGGGCTAA
- the rbr gene encoding rubrerythrin, with translation MSNLKGSKTEANLMAAFAGESQARNKYTYYASQAKKDGYNQIAAIFEETANNEKEHAKIWFKLLHDGMPQTADNLKDAAAGENYEWTEMYAGFAKEAKEEGFDKIAALFEMVAKIEKEHEERYNTLLANVEAGKVFERDGVQYWKCANCGHIHVGPKAPEVCPVCAHPKAYFEIKAENY, from the coding sequence ATGAGCAATTTAAAAGGATCTAAAACCGAAGCGAACTTGATGGCGGCTTTTGCCGGCGAATCCCAGGCCCGCAATAAGTATACCTACTATGCCTCCCAGGCTAAGAAGGACGGCTACAACCAGATCGCCGCGATCTTTGAGGAGACCGCTAACAATGAGAAAGAGCATGCCAAGATCTGGTTCAAGCTGCTGCACGATGGGATGCCCCAGACGGCCGACAACCTGAAAGATGCCGCCGCCGGCGAGAACTATGAGTGGACCGAGATGTATGCCGGCTTTGCCAAAGAAGCCAAGGAAGAGGGCTTTGACAAGATCGCTGCGCTCTTTGAGATGGTCGCCAAGATCGAGAAAGAGCATGAGGAGCGCTACAATACGCTGCTGGCCAACGTTGAGGCGGGCAAGGTGTTTGAGCGCGACGGCGTGCAGTATTGGAAGTGCGCCAACTGCGGCCACATCCATGTAGGCCCCAAGGCGCCCGAGGTATGCCCGGTATGCGCGCATCCCAAGGCTTATTTCGAAATCAAGGCTGAGAACTACTAA
- a CDS encoding flavin reductase family protein codes for MDSAVLWQLSYGMYAIGVSDNGRPCGCIVNTVTQVTAENPVIALNVNKQNYTYDVMMRTGAFSVSILTEQARPEAIGALGFASGRDQDKFQNLDYALTADGLPILKEGTCGFITCKVISTMEMETHVVVLARVQDAFKGADGVPMTYRYYHEVVKGRAPKNAPTYQAQSEEVSQPEQGPGKYVCDRCGYTFEGDFSQTLADFTCPLCGASRGHFKKQG; via the coding sequence ATGGACAGCGCGGTTTTATGGCAGCTTTCCTATGGCATGTATGCCATAGGCGTATCGGATAACGGAAGGCCCTGCGGCTGTATCGTCAATACCGTTACGCAGGTCACGGCGGAAAACCCGGTGATCGCCTTAAACGTCAACAAGCAGAACTATACTTATGATGTGATGATGCGTACGGGCGCCTTTAGCGTTTCGATCCTTACCGAACAGGCGCGGCCGGAGGCCATAGGCGCACTGGGTTTTGCTTCCGGCAGGGATCAGGATAAATTCCAGAATCTTGACTATGCGTTGACGGCGGATGGCCTGCCGATCCTGAAGGAGGGCACTTGCGGGTTTATCACCTGCAAGGTGATCTCCACGATGGAGATGGAGACCCACGTCGTGGTGCTGGCCCGGGTGCAGGATGCGTTTAAGGGCGCGGACGGCGTGCCGATGACCTACCGCTATTATCACGAGGTGGTCAAAGGGCGGGCGCCGAAGAACGCACCCACCTATCAGGCTCAGTCCGAGGAAGTATCGCAGCCCGAGCAGGGGCCGGGGAAATATGTGTGCGACCGGTGCGGTTACACCTTTGAGGGGGATTTCTCTCAAACGCTGGCAGACTTTACCTGCCCGCTGTGCGGCGCATCGCGCGGGCACTTTAAAAAACAGGGTTAA
- a CDS encoding FeoA family protein, which yields MKLSEMKIGVPSRIVQVGGSGALRRRLLDMGLTPRTRVIIRKVAPMGDPIELTVRGYELTLRLDDADKIDVQPLDEGERVAKAAVRPVGGKV from the coding sequence ATGAAATTAAGCGAAATGAAGATCGGCGTGCCATCCAGGATCGTGCAGGTCGGCGGCAGCGGCGCGCTGCGCCGCAGGCTGCTGGATATGGGGCTGACGCCCAGAACGCGGGTGATCATCCGCAAGGTGGCGCCGATGGGCGACCCGATTGAGCTGACCGTGCGGGGTTACGAGCTGACGCTGCGCCTGGACGATGCGGACAAGATCGACGTGCAGCCGCTGGACGAGGGCGAACGCGTGGCCAAGGCCGCGGTGCGGCCGGTGGGAGGGAAGGTATGA
- the feoB gene encoding ferrous iron transport protein B yields the protein MKLTFALIGNQNCGKTTLYNQLTDSNQHVGNFPGVTVEKKEGQIKRQKDAWVVDLPGIYSLSPYTSEELVSRDFLFDAKPDAIINIVDATNIERNLYLTLQLMELGLPMIIALNMMDEVRANGGSIDIQALERELEVPVVPITASKNEGVSELTQRAIAVAKEKKAPPRIDFCSGAVHEALHAIAHLIESKVKKTPYSVRFAATKLVENDQPMQRALGLSESELDIVEHIVKQMEDQLGTDREAALADMRYSFIEKLCAKAVKKQGESVAQQRSHKIDNVLTHKVFALPIFLGIMMLIFYLTFGPIGTFLSDLLDEGIGAITYMVDFSLTQWNVSPWLHSLIIDGAFQGIGSILSFLPIILLLFFFLSMLEDSGYMARVAFVMDRLLRKLGLSGRSFVPMLIGFGCSVPAIMATRTLSSERDRKMTIILTPFMSCSAKLPIYAVFTAAFFPQHKALVMIALYVLGMAVAVLSALILKRTAFKGEPVPFVMELPAYRLPTPKSVLLHMWDKAKDFIHRAFTIIFVASVVIWFLQTFNWSFDMVSDNADSIMASIGRLIAPIFIPLGFGDWRMSTALITGLTAKETVVSTLSILTGAGASDTALLGALGGLFTPLTAASFLAFTLLYMPCVAALAATRREIGSTKGALAAMGYQTLVAWIVSFIVFQVGSLFV from the coding sequence ATGAAGCTGACCTTTGCGCTTATCGGCAACCAAAACTGCGGTAAAACCACGCTTTATAACCAGCTGACCGACAGCAACCAGCACGTGGGCAATTTCCCCGGTGTGACGGTGGAGAAAAAGGAAGGGCAGATCAAGCGCCAGAAGGACGCCTGGGTGGTAGACCTGCCGGGCATCTACTCGCTCTCCCCCTATACGTCTGAGGAGCTGGTCAGCCGGGATTTTTTGTTTGACGCCAAGCCGGACGCGATTATCAACATCGTAGACGCAACGAACATCGAGCGTAACCTGTACTTGACCTTGCAGCTGATGGAGCTGGGGCTGCCGATGATCATCGCCTTGAACATGATGGACGAGGTGCGTGCCAACGGCGGTAGCATCGATATCCAAGCCCTGGAGCGGGAGCTGGAGGTGCCGGTAGTCCCCATCACGGCCAGTAAAAATGAGGGCGTAAGCGAACTGACCCAGCGGGCCATCGCCGTAGCCAAGGAAAAAAAGGCGCCGCCGCGCATCGATTTTTGCAGCGGCGCAGTGCATGAGGCGCTGCACGCCATCGCCCACCTGATCGAGAGCAAGGTGAAAAAGACCCCCTATTCGGTACGGTTTGCGGCCACCAAGCTGGTGGAGAACGACCAGCCCATGCAGCGCGCGCTGGGGCTGAGCGAGAGCGAACTGGATATTGTCGAGCACATCGTAAAACAGATGGAAGATCAGCTGGGGACGGACCGGGAGGCAGCCCTGGCGGACATGCGCTATTCCTTTATCGAAAAGCTATGCGCCAAGGCGGTGAAAAAGCAGGGCGAATCGGTAGCGCAGCAGCGCTCCCATAAGATCGACAATGTGCTGACCCATAAGGTGTTTGCGCTGCCGATCTTTTTAGGGATCATGATGCTGATTTTCTACCTGACCTTTGGCCCTATAGGGACGTTTTTGAGCGATCTGCTGGACGAGGGGATCGGCGCCATTACCTATATGGTGGATTTCAGCCTGACCCAATGGAACGTCAGCCCCTGGCTGCACTCGCTGATCATCGACGGGGCGTTCCAGGGCATCGGCAGTATTCTGTCCTTTTTACCCATTATATTGCTGCTGTTTTTCTTTCTCTCCATGTTGGAGGATAGCGGCTATATGGCGCGCGTCGCCTTTGTGATGGATCGGCTGCTGCGCAAGCTGGGGCTTTCCGGGCGCTCGTTTGTGCCCATGCTTATCGGTTTTGGTTGCAGCGTGCCGGCGATCATGGCCACGCGCACCCTTTCCAGCGAGCGGGACCGCAAGATGACGATTATACTGACGCCCTTTATGTCCTGCAGCGCGAAACTGCCCATTTATGCGGTATTTACGGCCGCCTTTTTCCCGCAGCATAAGGCGCTGGTGATGATTGCGCTCTACGTATTGGGTATGGCGGTGGCGGTGCTATCGGCACTGATCTTGAAGCGCACAGCCTTTAAGGGGGAGCCGGTGCCCTTTGTAATGGAGCTGCCGGCCTACCGTTTGCCCACGCCTAAAAGCGTACTGCTGCATATGTGGGATAAGGCCAAGGACTTCATCCACCGGGCCTTTACCATCATCTTCGTAGCCAGCGTGGTGATCTGGTTCCTGCAGACCTTTAACTGGTCCTTTGATATGGTCAGCGATAATGCGGACAGCATCATGGCCTCCATCGGCCGGTTGATCGCGCCCATCTTTATCCCCCTGGGCTTTGGGGACTGGCGCATGTCTACGGCGCTGATCACGGGCCTTACGGCAAAAGAAACCGTGGTGAGCACGCTAAGCATCTTAACAGGGGCCGGCGCCTCGGATACCGCGCTGCTGGGGGCGCTGGGCGGGCTGTTTACGCCGCTGACGGCGGCGTCTTTCCTGGCGTTCACGCTGCTTTACATGCCCTGCGTGGCGGCGCTGGCAGCTACCAGGCGGGAGATCGGTTCGACTAAGGGAGCGCTGGCGGCGATGGGCTACCAAACGCTGGTGGCATGGATCGTCTCTTTCATCGTATTCCAGGTAGGCTCGCTGTTTGTGTAA
- a CDS encoding FeoB-associated Cys-rich membrane protein, producing the protein MNLPEILLIVLLAAALGLAILAIIRRRKKGCCGRDCAACAARCADPREQEQHPWCKK; encoded by the coding sequence ATGAATTTACCGGAGATCTTACTCATCGTGTTGCTGGCGGCGGCGCTGGGACTGGCGATCCTGGCGATCATCCGGCGGCGCAAAAAGGGCTGCTGCGGTAGAGATTGTGCGGCCTGCGCGGCGCGCTGCGCCGATCCGCGGGAGCAAGAGCAGCATCCGTGGTGCAAAAAGTGA
- a CDS encoding CoA-acylating methylmalonate-semialdehyde dehydrogenase, with translation MQALKNYIAGQWVESASALKDVYNPSNGELIGQVPLSPQSEMDAAIDAAQEAFCSWRLTPVSVRVSYLFKFYQLLQEDLPEISRLISIEGGKNKADSDAEIKRMMQNVECACGAPMLLAGEKLMDIASGGMDGEVIRQPLGVFGIIAPFNFPGMVPFWFMPYALAAGDTLVIKPSEQVPLTMQRIFTLIDKLGLPAGVINMVNGDKDTAAPLLENPKVKGVSFVGNTATAKKIAMACAANNKRFQALGSAKNHTIVMPDADLDRVVKALLTSCFGCAGQRCMATSLVVAMPEVYDELVAKFVEAAKGVVAGDALSPDTDMGPVISAAAKERILGLIEKGIADGAELLLDGRNLQLPAPLDKGHFVGATIFGNVTKDMAIYQEEIFGPVVGVMKAANLDEALALIRDCRFGNGASIFTQNGYWARQFQQNASAGMLGINVGIPAPVAYFPFGGEKESIYGDVKAQGRDVFDFMTQRKVVTTRFFAED, from the coding sequence ATGCAGGCACTGAAAAACTACATTGCGGGCCAATGGGTGGAGTCCGCAAGCGCACTGAAAGACGTTTACAATCCTTCCAACGGCGAATTGATTGGCCAGGTCCCGCTCTCGCCCCAAAGCGAGATGGACGCCGCCATCGACGCCGCGCAGGAAGCCTTTTGTTCCTGGCGCTTAACGCCGGTGAGCGTGCGCGTTTCCTATCTGTTTAAGTTCTATCAACTGTTGCAGGAGGACCTGCCGGAGATCTCCCGGCTGATCTCCATCGAGGGCGGCAAAAACAAGGCCGATTCGGATGCGGAGATCAAGCGGATGATGCAAAATGTGGAATGCGCCTGCGGCGCGCCTATGCTGCTGGCCGGCGAAAAGCTGATGGATATCGCCTCGGGCGGCATGGATGGCGAAGTCATCCGCCAGCCGCTGGGGGTATTTGGCATCATTGCGCCGTTCAACTTCCCGGGGATGGTGCCCTTCTGGTTTATGCCCTACGCGCTGGCCGCGGGCGATACGCTGGTCATCAAACCCTCGGAGCAGGTACCGCTGACCATGCAGCGCATCTTTACCCTGATCGACAAACTGGGGCTGCCTGCGGGCGTCATCAATATGGTCAATGGCGATAAGGACACTGCCGCGCCGCTGTTGGAGAATCCCAAAGTCAAGGGCGTATCCTTTGTGGGCAACACGGCTACCGCCAAGAAGATCGCCATGGCCTGCGCGGCGAACAACAAGCGCTTCCAGGCGCTGGGCAGCGCCAAGAACCACACCATCGTCATGCCGGATGCGGACCTGGACCGGGTCGTCAAAGCCCTGCTGACCAGCTGCTTTGGCTGCGCCGGGCAGCGCTGCATGGCCACCAGCCTGGTGGTCGCCATGCCGGAAGTGTACGACGAGCTGGTGGCCAAATTCGTCGAGGCGGCCAAGGGCGTCGTCGCGGGCGACGCGCTATCTCCGGATACCGATATGGGCCCGGTGATCAGCGCCGCGGCGAAAGAGCGCATTTTGGGCCTGATCGAAAAGGGCATTGCCGACGGGGCCGAACTGCTGCTGGATGGGCGCAATCTCCAGCTACCCGCGCCGCTTGATAAGGGGCACTTTGTGGGCGCCACCATCTTTGGCAACGTCACAAAGGATATGGCCATCTATCAAGAGGAGATTTTCGGGCCCGTGGTGGGTGTGATGAAGGCCGCCAACCTGGACGAGGCGCTGGCGCTGATTCGGGACTGCCGCTTTGGCAACGGCGCTTCCATCTTCACGCAGAATGGATACTGGGCGCGCCAGTTCCAGCAAAACGCCTCGGCCGGCATGCTGGGCATCAACGTGGGCATCCCCGCGCCGGTGGCCTATTTCCCCTTCGGCGGCGAAAAGGAGTCCATCTATGGCGACGTCAAGGCCCAGGGCCGCGATGTGTTCGATTTTATGACCCAGCGCAAGGTCGTCACCACCCGCTTCTTTGCGGAAGACTAA
- a CDS encoding glycoside hydrolase family 13 protein — MIHHSQQERYRAPTGAVVFNTKIRLRLVVEASLWPTAVYLRYQPCGGEIHKLAMGCRDRSLSQLVFELQFDAGTQEGPLFYDFEIQRQQGDLYYGNAADGLGGEGLVREQSEGPRFQITVYRPDYQVPAWLQGAVMYQIFPDRFARSGPLPEKLPARFHHDWYEVPDHTPTLGRAEYIPDDYYGGNLRGIQEKLPYLKSLGVEVLYLNPIFESDSNHRYNTGDYEKIDPLLGTREDFKALCTAARACGISILLDGVFSHTGSDSRYFNKEGRYPTLGAYQSPESPYYSWYHFMDYPDQYDCWWGFKTLPCVKELDPGFQDYILGSPQGVVRQYLRDGARGWRLDVADELPSAFLERLRQAVRDEDPQAAVLGEVWEDATNKQSYGEQRRYFGGSQLDSVMNYPLREVLLGFLTGALTAGSCMRHILSLQENYPVPAFYALMNLMSSHDVPRALTVLCGAPQADTLTREQQAAVSYEGEALQRGKQKLLLLASAIYALPGAPCIYYGDEAGMQGMRDPFNRAAYPWGREDGALVEAFRALGALRRRFSALRTGYLVVTAPSDGLLCIWRYSKDGMGALGAPLEGAALCIVNRDPDEVCCTLSLPDGLSAYPLWTDALTGEAAALQEGKLELKLSGFTARLLTAK; from the coding sequence ATGATTCATCATTCGCAACAGGAACGTTACCGCGCCCCCACGGGCGCGGTCGTTTTTAACACAAAAATACGCCTGCGCCTGGTGGTGGAAGCCAGCCTTTGGCCCACGGCCGTATACCTGCGCTATCAGCCCTGCGGCGGCGAAATCCACAAGTTGGCAATGGGCTGCCGGGACCGCTCCCTCTCCCAGCTGGTGTTTGAGCTTCAGTTTGACGCCGGCACGCAGGAGGGCCCCCTGTTCTATGATTTTGAGATCCAGCGCCAGCAGGGCGACCTGTATTATGGCAACGCGGCCGACGGGCTGGGGGGCGAGGGGCTTGTGCGCGAACAAAGCGAAGGGCCCCGCTTTCAGATCACCGTTTACCGGCCGGATTACCAGGTGCCCGCCTGGCTGCAGGGCGCGGTGATGTACCAGATCTTTCCCGACCGGTTCGCCCGCTCCGGCCCTCTGCCGGAAAAGCTGCCCGCGCGGTTCCATCATGATTGGTACGAAGTGCCGGATCATACCCCTACCCTAGGCCGGGCGGAATACATCCCAGACGATTATTACGGCGGCAATCTGCGCGGCATTCAGGAAAAGCTGCCCTACCTTAAAAGCCTGGGCGTGGAGGTGCTGTATTTAAACCCCATCTTTGAATCGGACAGCAACCACCGCTATAATACCGGGGATTACGAGAAAATCGATCCGCTGCTGGGTACCCGCGAGGATTTTAAGGCGCTTTGCACCGCGGCCCGTGCCTGCGGCATCTCTATCCTGCTGGACGGGGTCTTTTCCCACACCGGTTCTGATAGCCGCTATTTTAATAAAGAAGGGCGCTACCCTACCCTGGGCGCGTATCAGTCGCCGGAGTCGCCCTACTACAGTTGGTATCACTTTATGGATTATCCCGACCAGTACGATTGCTGGTGGGGGTTTAAGACGCTGCCCTGCGTGAAGGAGCTGGACCCCGGCTTTCAGGATTATATCCTGGGCAGCCCACAGGGCGTGGTGCGCCAGTACCTGCGCGACGGCGCGCGCGGCTGGCGGCTGGATGTGGCGGACGAACTGCCCAGCGCTTTTTTAGAGCGTCTGCGCCAGGCCGTAAGGGATGAGGACCCGCAGGCTGCCGTTTTAGGCGAGGTCTGGGAGGATGCCACCAACAAACAGAGCTATGGCGAGCAGCGCCGTTATTTCGGCGGCAGCCAGCTGGACAGCGTGATGAACTATCCCCTTCGCGAGGTGTTGCTGGGCTTTTTGACCGGCGCGCTCACCGCCGGTAGCTGCATGCGGCACATTCTCAGCCTGCAGGAGAATTACCCGGTCCCGGCCTTTTACGCGCTGATGAACCTGATGAGCAGCCATGACGTGCCCCGCGCACTGACCGTGCTGTGCGGCGCGCCGCAGGCGGATACCCTCACCCGGGAGCAGCAGGCCGCCGTATCTTATGAGGGAGAAGCGCTGCAGCGCGGCAAACAAAAGCTGCTGCTGCTGGCCAGCGCGATTTATGCCCTGCCGGGCGCGCCCTGTATCTATTACGGCGACGAGGCCGGCATGCAGGGCATGCGCGACCCGTTTAACCGTGCCGCCTATCCCTGGGGGCGGGAGGATGGCGCGCTGGTGGAAGCCTTCAGGGCGCTGGGCGCGCTGCGCCGGCGCTTTTCCGCGCTGCGCACGGGCTACCTGGTGGTGACCGCCCCCAGCGATGGGTTGCTGTGCATCTGGCGCTATTCAAAGGACGGCATGGGCGCGCTGGGCGCGCCGCTGGAGGGGGCAGCCCTTTGCATCGTCAACCGCGATCCCGATGAGGTCTGCTGTACATTATCGCTGCCGGATGGTCTAAGCGCCTATCCGCTCTGGACAGATGCGCTGACCGGTGAAGCTGCAGCGCTCCAGGAGGGAAAACTGGAATTAAAGCTTTCAGGTTTTACGGCTCGCCTGCTTACCGCAAAATAA
- a CDS encoding glycogen/starch/alpha-glucan phosphorylase, with product MDIKRNQPDLQARKEQIISEVIGKLRRHFGRTLEEATPSQLYKAVAMTVRDAIMEKWTATRKARVQQQKKRLYYLSVEFLIGRSLVNNIINLCQDEAYRQALEELGVDLAEIEQSEPEPSLGNGGLGRLAACFMDSLATLGLPAMGCGIRYEYGLFRQKIVDGSQVEMPDNWLDDGNVWEVPNLDDQMEVHFGGQIEEDWSSGQLHIRHTGYHTVIAVPYDIPISGYDSDVALSLRLWSARAPQQLDMSLFSRGEYARAAEEAELAQTISKVLYPEDNHQEGKMLRLQQHYFFTSATIQYIVKDFKKRYPHMPLTRLHEKVAIHINDTHPALAIPELMRILLDQEGLSWEDAWQVTRNCFAYTNHTVMSEALERWPLQMFRELLPRIHMITNAINEQYCHDLWEIYPNDFGKISYMSIIAYDQVRMANLALAMSHKVNGVSQLHADILRKDLFADWARTEPDKIIGITNGVTIRRWCVKANPGLTDLITEAIGPDWIKDADQLQKLIPFAADAAFCERFRRVKAENKARLSNYIASKMDIKVDPGSLFDCQAKRLHEYKRQLLNALHILYLYRRLKEDPAANIEKRTFFFAAKASPGYYRAKEIIRLIHAVKVLVESDPVVREKLQVVFLPNYCVSLAEVLIPAAELSEQISTAGKEASGTSNMKFMLNGALTIGTLDGANVEMAQLMGGENIFIFGRKAQEVENMLRNKLYHAGELYETNRALKNVLDMLVDGSLPADHPRQFSDLYQSLLFGDGGNIADPYLVLDDFAPYAEAQEEVQRVYRDTQEWTRRAVLNTAHAGFFSSDRTIQEYNERIWHLEPIQMERE from the coding sequence ATGGATATCAAGCGCAATCAGCCCGACCTGCAGGCGCGTAAGGAACAGATTATAAGCGAAGTGATCGGCAAACTCCGCCGCCATTTTGGCCGTACGCTGGAGGAGGCCACGCCCTCTCAGCTTTATAAGGCCGTGGCCATGACGGTGCGGGACGCCATCATGGAAAAGTGGACTGCGACCCGCAAAGCCCGGGTGCAGCAGCAGAAAAAGCGGCTGTACTATCTGTCCGTGGAGTTTCTCATCGGCCGCTCGCTGGTGAACAACATCATTAACCTCTGTCAGGACGAGGCCTACCGCCAGGCGCTCGAAGAGCTGGGCGTAGACCTAGCCGAGATCGAGCAGTCCGAGCCCGAGCCCTCCCTGGGGAACGGCGGTCTGGGCCGGCTGGCCGCCTGCTTTATGGATTCTCTGGCTACACTGGGCCTTCCAGCCATGGGCTGCGGCATCCGCTACGAATACGGACTGTTCCGCCAGAAGATCGTGGATGGCAGCCAGGTAGAGATGCCGGATAACTGGCTGGACGACGGCAACGTGTGGGAAGTGCCCAACCTGGACGACCAGATGGAGGTGCACTTCGGCGGGCAGATCGAGGAGGACTGGTCCAGTGGCCAGCTGCATATCCGCCATACCGGTTACCATACGGTGATCGCGGTGCCCTATGACATCCCCATCTCCGGTTATGATTCGGACGTGGCCCTTTCGCTGCGCCTGTGGAGCGCGCGCGCCCCGCAGCAGCTGGATATGAGCCTGTTTTCCCGGGGCGAGTACGCGCGCGCCGCGGAGGAAGCGGAGCTGGCGCAGACCATCTCCAAGGTGCTTTACCCGGAGGATAATCACCAGGAGGGGAAGATGCTGCGCCTACAGCAGCACTACTTCTTTACCTCCGCTACCATCCAGTACATCGTCAAGGACTTTAAAAAACGCTATCCGCATATGCCGCTCACCCGTTTGCACGAGAAGGTGGCCATCCATATCAACGATACCCATCCCGCCCTGGCGATCCCGGAGTTGATGCGCATTCTGCTGGATCAGGAGGGGCTGTCCTGGGAGGACGCCTGGCAGGTGACGCGCAACTGCTTTGCCTATACCAACCATACGGTGATGAGCGAGGCGCTGGAGCGCTGGCCGTTGCAGATGTTCCGGGAGCTTTTGCCCCGCATCCATATGATCACCAACGCCATCAACGAGCAGTACTGCCATGACCTTTGGGAGATCTACCCCAACGATTTCGGCAAGATCAGCTACATGTCCATCATCGCTTACGACCAGGTGCGTATGGCCAACCTGGCCCTGGCCATGAGCCATAAGGTCAACGGCGTTTCGCAGCTGCACGCGGATATCCTGCGCAAGGATCTGTTTGCCGACTGGGCCCGCACCGAGCCGGACAAGATCATCGGCATCACCAATGGGGTCACCATCCGGCGCTGGTGCGTCAAGGCCAACCCGGGGCTGACGGATCTGATCACCGAGGCCATCGGTCCGGATTGGATCAAAGATGCGGACCAGCTGCAAAAGCTGATCCCCTTTGCCGCCGACGCCGCGTTTTGCGAGCGGTTCCGGCGGGTAAAGGCCGAAAACAAGGCCCGGTTATCCAATTACATCGCCTCCAAGATGGATATCAAGGTCGACCCCGGCAGCCTGTTTGACTGCCAGGCCAAGCGGTTGCACGAGTACAAGCGGCAATTGCTCAATGCCCTGCATATTCTATACTTGTACCGGCGGCTCAAGGAAGACCCGGCCGCAAACATCGAAAAACGCACCTTCTTCTTTGCCGCAAAGGCCTCGCCGGGTTATTACCGGGCTAAGGAGATCATCCGCCTGATTCACGCCGTTAAGGTTCTGGTGGAGAGCGACCCGGTGGTTCGGGAGAAGCTGCAGGTCGTCTTCCTGCCCAACTATTGCGTATCGCTAGCCGAGGTGCTGATCCCCGCGGCGGAACTGAGCGAGCAGATCTCCACCGCCGGCAAGGAGGCCTCGGGCACCAGCAATATGAAGTTTATGCTCAACGGCGCGCTTACCATCGGCACGCTGGACGGTGCCAACGTCGAGATGGCCCAGCTGATGGGCGGCGAAAACATCTTTATTTTTGGCCGCAAAGCGCAGGAAGTGGAAAACATGCTGCGCAACAAGCTCTACCACGCCGGCGAGCTTTACGAGACCAACCGGGCGCTGAAAAACGTGCTGGATATGCTGGTAGACGGCTCTCTGCCTGCCGACCACCCCCGCCAATTCAGCGACCTGTACCAATCCCTGCTCTTCGGGGATGGCGGCAATATTGCCGACCCCTATCTGGTGCTGGACGATTTTGCCCCCTACGCCGAGGCGCAGGAGGAGGTGCAGCGGGTCTATCGCGATACCCAGGAGTGGACCCGCCGCGCCGTACTCAATACCGCCCACGCGGGCTTTTTCTCCAGCGACCGGACGATTCAGGAGTATAACGAGCGCATCTGGCACTTAGAGCCGATCCAGATGGAGCGGGAGTGA